The Aethina tumida isolate Nest 87 chromosome 6, icAetTumi1.1, whole genome shotgun sequence nucleotide sequence AATTGGGATGGTATAACCTGGCTGATGCTGCCAGTACGCCAGTGGTACTTGATGTGGAGGAAGAGCCACACTTGGCTGTTGTTCTTGATAAAGAACTGTGTGTAGCATCTCATCTTGAGGAGATGTATATGTTTGGGACTCCTCTTGAGGAGGAGTATATAACTGTGACTCCTCTTGAGGAGGAGTATATAACTGTGACTCCTCTTGAGGAGGAGTATATAACTGTGACTCCTCTTGAGGAGGAGTATATAACTGTGACTCCTCTTGAGGAGGAGTATATAACTGTGACTCCTCTTGAGGAGGAGTATACAACTGTGACTCCACTTGAGGAGGAGTATATGAAAGATGTTCCTGTTGAAAACCTTGTTGCTCTGAAGTAACTTGTTGATATATGGCCGCTTGTTGATTTATAACTGCCTCTAACTCCAAAGAAGCTTGTTGCCTTAAAGCAGCTTGTTGGTCTATATCCGTTTGATCTACACCAACGTCTTCGGCCAGTTGACAAAAATTAACGGTGATGGGGGCAGATCTCGGTCCTCTGTTAAGGGTTGTTGGAACAGTGTTCAAATCATCGCACTGATTTGAcagaaaatcataaaaattcatcTTACTTTCCATGTCAGATATTTAGTCTTGATAATATGCTTGGTGAGGTTGTTAGTGAGGATAAGATTTtgatttgcaatttttatacaGTGTTAATGTTACCTGAATttagtgaaaatattttattatattactaatttcagattagatttatattaattcacaagtataaaattaaatatttaattaaattacttgacCTACCTACGATTAACAACAAGGGATGGCTGaggaaattttgataatttcaaaagactAATCCTGTGTATCTTTATTTGGCAACCAAAGAGGggtgtgaaaattttattcgCCTCATTGGTTTCAGTTAATTAGAAGACGTAATAGATATAGTGTTTGATAAAAAGTACAGCCATTTGAGGTAGGTTAGTATAAATGGACAACTTTTTGCCAGTCTggcttaatttttcatttttaagcaAATATCATGAAAATATCACAAGTGTGACAAATACAGCAaacatgttaatatttttaaacaaatttcacattattttagaataatttcgACAGACACAAGttcgaaaaaatattcttcagaaattttcaaaatttgacatatttagaaaaaaaaattaaaattagttttaatatttatgaaaatttaaaaatttgtaagtaaatttatttctttaaaattcatcaaaaacaatgttaatatttttaaacaaatatcagatttattggaataatttaaacaaataaaaacattttaaattaaacatttctttcaaaatttgacatgtttgttaaaaacatatttaaaattaactttaatatctGTGAAAGTATGAAAATCTGtaagtaaattgaaattacgaaagttttgttttcaacaaacatctttaaatttaacttcaatatatgtgaaaaaatgaaaaacaatgttaatatttttaaacaaatatcacattttttggaataatttcGAGAGACACaaaagacaaaattatttataattagacattttataacaaaattatttattgaaaactgaaatgtttaaagacatctttaaaattcataaaaaatgaatgtttgTAAGAAAATTGGGAATctggaacatttttttaaattttcaaaatttgacatttttaaacgCCTTTagaattcatcaaaaatatacaggtctgtaagaaaattgaaagtctcaaaagtttattttgtaaatatcatcaaaatatatgtatataacgAAAtaccacattttttaaataatttaaacatatcaCATTTTTGGAACAATTTCGAGAGCCACaaaagacaaaattatttataattagacattttataacaaaatttcaaaattgaaatgtttaaagacatctttaaaattcacaa carries:
- the LOC109606662 gene encoding zinc finger protein Gfi-1b-like, whose product is MNFYDFLSNQCDDLNTVPTTLNRGPRSAPITVNFCQLAEDVGVDQTDIDQQAALRQQASLELEAVINQQAAIYQQVTSEQQGFQQEHLSYTPPQVESQLYTPPQEESQLYTPPQEESQLYTPPQEESQLYTPPQEESQLYTPPQEESQLYTPPQEESQTYTSPQDEMLHTVLYQEQQPSVALPPHQVPLAYWQHQPGYTIPIQVRVLPIDESENSVKQVTIQQKKFSCQFCGKRFDRMCHRTQHINAMHDETRIFRCNLCGKRFNNQEKLDNHVMKHTSVKPHQCNLCSKSYTVKCDLNKHIISVHNHQFPSRCDFCHKGFVRKDHLAKHLEGCKLRPHSPPFSDFEAALCPGVLSAHNSREETSKGIKEKVSYKKGNWIIMGCLLAKRSICG